In Zingiber officinale cultivar Zhangliang chromosome 6A, Zo_v1.1, whole genome shotgun sequence, a single genomic region encodes these proteins:
- the LOC121996907 gene encoding tRNA-dihydrouridine(47) synthase [NAD(P)(+)]-like, with protein sequence MEPPLEMESAVGGESVGVSVFEGAACPGPEDLVARAIAPVKSQYLRAPPPRSGSLGSAVVDNANEKSSVPKVVVTKEKKSRRQLKRERKQEQESAKKICPEIAKTGNIGACRYNDNCRFSHDLDAYLAEKSPDLEGICPFINVDETCPYGITCRYSNTHKQCTSLKPNSSAKRSSEVNCLNKDLQKLLWKDKVSFPKADFQLQLLGLKVGKSKHMNSEADIVKDHQEADNKQVLCSSEFTQDCSPTYIENECLGSDFISEDPARLLKKPKSKYDEGNFESDISHGTNLEKEKIQDGQDCSLHNGQDSVSSDYLCSEVESLKPHARERKLIDFRGKLYLAPLTTVGNLPFRRICKGLGADITCGEMAMCTNLLQGQASEWALLRRHLSEDTFGVQICGAYPDTVARTIELIDRECTVDFFDINMGCPIDVVVNKGAGSALIMKPMRMKSIIQAAASTVLTPLTVKVRTGYFEGRNRIDSLVSDIGKWGACVLTIHGRSRQQRYSKLADWDYIYECARKAPDDLQILGNGDIFSYTDWIKHTSDCPPLASGMIGRAALIKPWIFTEIKEQRHWDITSGERFNILKDFVQFGLQHWGSDAKGVETTRHFLLEWLSYTCRYVPVGLLEIIPQRINWRPPSYYGRDDLETLMASDSAADWIRITEMLLGKVPEGFSFAPKHKSNAYDRAENG encoded by the exons ATGGAACCTCCACTGGAGATGGAGTCGGCGGTCGGCGGTGAGAGTGTCGGGGTTTCCGTATTCGAGGGCGCCGCCTGTCCGGGACCGGAGGATTTGGTGGCCAGAGCAATAGCCCCTGTAAAATCCCAGTACTTGCGTGCTCCTCCTCCCAGGTCTGGCTCTCTTGGCAGTGCAGTCGTCGACAACGCCAACGAGAAGAGCAGTGTTCCGAAGGTAGTCGTTACGAAGGAAAAGAAATCCCGGCGGCAGCTCAAGAGAGAACGAAAGCAG GAGCAAGAGTCTGCAAAAAAAATTTGTCCTGAAATTGCCAAAACTGGAAATATTGGTGCCTGCCGTTATAATGATAATTGTCGCTTTAGTCATGATTTGGATGCATATTTGGCAGAG AAATCACCGGATTTGGAAGGGATTTGTCCATTCATTAATGTTGATGAAACATGTCCCTATGGGATAACTTGTAGATATTCAAATACTCACAAACAATGCACATCATTAAAGCCCAATTCATCTGCTAAGAGGAGCTCTGAGGTTAATTGTCTAAATAAAGATCTGCAGAAGCTATTGTGGAAGGATAAAGTTAGTTTTCCTAAGGCAGATTTTCAGCTCCAGCTCCTTGGTCTAAAG GTGGGTAAGAGTAAACATATGAACTCAGAAGCTGATATTGTTAAAGACCATCAGGAAGCTGATAACAAACAAGTGCTTTGCAGCTCTGAATTTACACAAGACTGTTCTCCAACGTATATAGAAAATGAATGTTTGGGGAGTGATTTTATTTCTGAGGACCCCGCCAGACTCTTGAAGAAGCCAAAGAGTAAATATGATGAGGGCAACTTTGAATCAGATATTAGTCATG GAACAAACCTTGAAAAAGAGAAAATTCAAGATGGTCAAGATTGTAGCTTACATAATGGACAGGATAGTGTTTCATCTGACTACTTGTGTTCTGAAGTTGAAAGTCTGAAACCACATGCTAGGGAAAGAAAGCTCATTGACTTCAGAGGGAAGCTATACCTCGCCCCCCTAACCACAGTTGGGAATCTTCCCTTCAGAAGGATATGCAAAGGTTTGGGAGCAGATATTACATGTGGGGAAATGGCTATGTGTACAAATCTCTTGCAG GGACAGGCTTCAGAGTGGGCACTGCTGAGGCGGCACTTGTCGGAGGATACTTTTGGTGTACAAATTTGTGGTGCTTATCCTGATACTGTGGCACGTACTATTGAGCTCATCGACCGTGAATGCACAGTTGACTTTTTTGACATCAATATGGGATGTCCAATTGATGTTGTTGTAAACAAAGGTGCTGGATCTGCTCTAATCATGAAACCAATGAGAATGAAGAGCATTATTCAAGCTGCTGCGTCCACAGTTTTGACACCTTTGACAGTGAAG GTAAGAACAGGCTATTTTGAAGGGAGAAATCGCATTGATTCTCTAGTATCAGATATAGGCAAATGGGGAGCCTGTGTGTTGACTATACATGGTCGATCACGACAACAACGATATAGCAAGCTTGCTGATTGGGATTACATCTATGAATGTGCTAGAAAAGCCCCAGATGATCTGCAAATTTTAGGGAATGGTGACATTTTCTCATATACTGACTGGATCAAGCATACATCTGACTGCCCTCCACTTGCATCCGGCATGATTGGTAGAGCTGCTCTAATAAAG CCTTGGATATTTACtgagattaaggaacaaagacATTGGGATATTACATCTGGAGAGAGATTTAATATTCTAAAAGATTTTGTACAATTTGGCCTGCAACATTGGGGCTCTGATGCTAAAG GTGTGGAGACAACACGACATTTCTTGTTGGAATGGCTTAGTTACACATGCCGCTATGTACCAGTAGGTCTGTTAGAAATCATTCCCCAACGTATAAACTGGAGACCACCCAGCTACTATGGTCGAGATGATCTCGAGACCTTAATGGCATCTGATTCAGCTGCTGACTGG ATTCGGATAACTGAGATGTTGCTTGGAAAAGTTCCTGAAGGCTTTAGTTTTGCACCTAAACACAAGTCTAACGCATATGACCGTGCTGAAAATGGCTAA
- the LOC121996908 gene encoding ATP sulfurylase 2-like produces MPLSATASSLSASTPSPLPPTPPSRSGYAAACYSLPKFPSHVRLVVSNPLHKSNPLTRYCLPMSQLGAPGRGVVRSSLIDPDGGKLVELIVPEAERDARRAEAARLPPVKIGAVDLEWVHVVSEGWASPLRGFMREHEYLQSLHFNSFRLDDGSLVNMSLPIVLAITDEDKQAIGNAPDVTLVAPGGGFVAILRRIEIYKHNKEERIARTWGTTVSGLPYVEEVISPAGNWLIGGDLEVLEPIKYHDGLDHYRLSPSELRKEFDKRGADAVFAFQLRNPVHNGHALLMNDTRKLLLDMGYKNPILLLHPLGGFIKADDVPLAVRMEQHSKVLEDGVLDPKTTIVAIFPSPMHYAGPTEVQWHAKARLNAGANFYIVGRDPAGMGHPTEKRDLYDPDHGKKVLSMAPGLEKLNILPFKVAAYDTVAKKMSFFDPSRVQDFLFISGTKMRTYARNGENPPDGFMCPSGWKVLVNYYQSLQNEELGNEAAAVGVKS; encoded by the exons ATGCCTCTCTCCGCCACCGCATCCTCGCTCTCCGCTTCCACACCCTCGCCATTGCCTCCGACGCCGCCGTCGAGATCGGGATACGCCGCGGCTTGTTACTCGCTTCCCAAGTTTCCATCCCACGTCCGCCTCGTGGTCTCGAATCCCTTGCACAAATCCAACCCCCTGACTCGTTATTGCCTCCCGATGTCGCAGCTCGGTGCCCCGGGGCGCGGCGTCGTGCGGAGTTCGTTGATCGATCCCGACGGCGGAAAGCTCGTGGAGCTGATCGTGCCGGAGGCGGAGCGGGATGCGAGGCGGGCGGAGGCGGCGCGGCTGCCTCCGGTTAAGATCGGCGCGGTCGACCTCGAGTGGGTCCACGTGGTGTCGGAGGGATGGGCGAGTCCGCTGAGGGGGTTCATGCGGGAGCACGAGTACTTGCAGAGCCTCCACTTCAACTCGTTCCGCCTCGACGACGGATCCCTCGTCAATATGTCGTTGCCGATCGTTCTCGCCATTACGGACGAGGATAAGCAGGCGATCGGGAATGCGCCTGATGTCACGCTGGTTGCGCCTGGCGGCGGTTTCGTTGCCATTCTTAGAAG AATTGAAATTTACAAACATAACAAAGAAGAAAGAATTGCCAGAACATGGGGAACAACAGTTTCTGGGTTACCCTATGTCGAGGAGGTAATTAGTCCTGCTGGAAACTGGCTGATTGGCGGGGATCTTGAAGTGTTAGAACCCATCAAATACCATGATGGCCTTGATCATTATAGGCTTTCTCCCAGTGAACTGCGCAAAGAATTTGACAAACGCGGGGCTGATGCTGTTTTTGCTTTTCAGTTGAGAAACCCTGTACATAATGGCCATGCTCTGTTGATGAATGATACACGTAAACTTTTGTTAGATATGGGCTACAAAAATCCCATTTTACTATTACATCCTTTGGGTGGTTTTATCAAGGCAGATGATGTACCATTGGCTGTGCGGATGGAACAACACAGCAAG GTTCTGGAAGATGGAGTTCTTGACCCAAAGACAACTATTGTGGCAATATTTCCTTCTCCTATGCATTATGCAGGGCCAACAGAAGTACAATGGCATGCTAAGGCAAGGCTTAATGCTGGTGCTAATTTCTACATTGTAGGTCGTGACCCAGCTGGAATGGGTCATCCAactgagaaaagagatttatatgACCCGGATCATGGCAAAAAAGTTTTAAGCATGGCTCCAGGTCTCGAGAAGCTTAATATTTTGCCTTTCAAG GTAGCAGCTTATGACACCGTGGCCAAAAAGATGTCATTTTTTGATCCTTCTCGGGTTCAAGATTTTCTCTTCATCTCAGGAACAAAG ATGCGCACGTATGCAAGAAACGGAGAGAACCCACCTGATGGTTTCATGTGCCCCAGTGGATGGAAGGTCTTGGTAAACTACTACCAGAGTCTCCAAAATGAAGAGCTAGGAAACGAAGCGGCAGCTGTTGGAGTCAAATCGTAG